Part of the Macrobrachium nipponense isolate FS-2020 chromosome 19, ASM1510439v2, whole genome shotgun sequence genome, aggcacgctgcaaaggaccttcagTAATACCCACAGTGGACCATACGAGGTGCACTGCTGACACTGCCCTCCTACAGGGGATAATAATGGAATACTGCTTCTTTCTCTCAACAAAACACACTAGCATTACCtggttgtataataataataaaggatgcaaaaattaaagaaaaaaagtggaaTGAAAACTCAGATAAAACTAAGTAAACatgattttatcataatttttttttcagatgaagCTCCTTCATAGACACCTGGTGTTAGGACTGACAATCATCTTACTGGCAGTAATTACAGGTAGTTGTGACATAATCTTCAAGTTTTGGGTTTCACATTTTCTTGTAATGATAACGCTACAAATTCAGTAAGCACGTATatacagggactgcctgtatattcggctaactttgaccttagataaaatcaaaactcctgaggctagagggttgcaattttgtatgtttgatgattggagggtggatgatcagcacaccaatttgcagccctctagcctccgcaggttttaagatctgagggcggacaaaaaaaatgcaaacggACAGATAAAACTggcacgatagttttcttttacagaaaatgattaaaaataaataaaaataaatacaaatatataaaaacagaaatatacaaCAATAGATGAAATAAATGGAAGTAATCTATTGTCATCAATAACACGAATATAGGCTTGCGATGTAATTGAGTTCACTTGCACGATGTAATTAACCCTTTCAACAAAGTCCCCATTCCCTTGTACCTAGAAATTAAACTACCtaagttatatttatttgtaagttATGTAAGGGTGTTAGCTTTCCAATTCCTACAGCCTTTGCCTAAGAAATGAACGATACAGCAACTATATTACAATGTCACATTCCAAATATGTCAGTTCTTCATTCAGAAACAAGACGAATCAATGATGTTCTTACATAAGCAGATGAATCAATGGTGTTCTTCTATAAACAGACAAATCTAGCTTGAATGAAGAGGCTTATGATGTCCATTTGTGATTGATctcggttttcttttttttttaattgaatttttagcTCTGAAATTGGGAAAATTTCTGTCTCCTCTTGACTTTGCAAAATGCAGCTCTTGCAAAAAcgatatcatccattttttcagATTACGCCGATGGCTTAGGATCGACAGATTCCAGCTCAGGAACGAGTGATTCCGAGTCTAACTCGGTAACATCAGATTCTAGTTCTGGAGCCTCAGAAGCAACATATTCTGGTTCTGGAGCCTCAGGAACATCAGATTCTAGCTCAGGATCGACAGATTCCAGCTCAGGAACGAGTGATTCCGAGTCTAGCGTTTCAGCAGATACCAGTGATTCCACGACAACGGAACCAGCCGAAGTGACCACTGAAAAGGAATTAGATAAGAAgcaaatattggaatatatcACAGCGAAACTCAATGAGACCACAGCCCTGCTCAAAAAACTCAGAGAAATCTTCTTCCCTGCAACTACAACCTCAGGGGATCCCACAGCTGGGGTTACAACCACAGAATACGTGACAACAGTACCTGGAGCTCCAACCACAGATGGAGCAACAACCAAAGAAGATGCGACAACAGTATCTGGAGCTCCAACCAAAGATGACGCAACAACCAAAGAAGATGCGACAACAGTATCTGGAGCTCCAACCACAGATGACGCAACAACAGGATCCTCTTCACCTACAGAAAAGCCAGCCGCAGCTGCTAAGGATCTACAAGCTGAGGGAATCGCTGACATTTGCAAAACTACAGATAATGCGGCTTGCAATGAACTGCAGATTGCAATGGACAGCGTTGAGGCTTTCACAGGGTCTTTTGATCCTACGGGAGAAGTCAGTGAGAGTGACCTGAAGAACATCACTGAGACTTCGAGCGGGTTAGACAATGCCGTGGAAAAGGTGAAAGACGATCCTAGTGGTGTTAACCCGGATGCCCTCAATACCAAAATCACCAATGTGGAAGAGGTAAATACAGTTTCTACTTTCTATATCACGCTCTGCGGCACATATATAAATCTGGCATAATACTATGCTACTGCACTCCTTGGTTATAAATTTACTGGTCTCTCTTATTTCACTTCTATCATGTTATTTGACCCTAATCTCATTGATGCCAAAACCTAAACTCCCTTCCACATTTTTAACAGTggtgttagattttttttcttttccatggtGACTAAAATAGGTTTTCCGGGTTTCTAATCTAATTCATGACTGCAAAATGGCAATGTATATTTCAGTCACTAAAAGAGCCCCTCGTAACACCAGTCAAGCAACCTCTTCCCACTTTTACTCTATAGAAATCATTTTACCCTCGAATAGAGGATTCTACGGCAAAGCTTAGTGTTATTAGAACTTATAAatgagaatatataattatatagatagacaCTAAAATATACACTTAGTAACATAAGGGAGTGTGTACATGTgtaagtgttgtgtgtgtgtgtgtgtgtgtaagagagagagagagagagagagagagagagagagagatgaagaatttTACCAACACAGTGTCTCCATCTAGTGGGCATCTTCGGAAACACTTTAATAtggacataaataaataattatagtaTTCAACAGTTACTCGTATGATAACTATTATATTAAgagttaaatataaaactaaattactttttaaacttGGGTGAATCAGCATAAAAATCAAACTTAACAAGGCctgccataaaaaaaagaatttttattaagCATCTAATAGGGGGTCGATTTATACTATTCAACATTTATACGCATATATCAGTTTctgaagaaattaaaagaatttcTGAAGAAATGAAGTGAATTTCTGAAGAAATGAATTGAATTTCAGAAGAATTAAAGAGAATTTCTGAAGTAATGAAGAGAATTTCTGAGGAAATGAAGAGAATTTCTGAAGAAACGAAGAGAATTTCTGAAGAAACGAAGTGAATTTCTGAAGAAACGAAGAGAATTTCTGAAGAAATGAAGAGAATTTCTGAAGAAATGAAGAGAATTTCTGAAGAAATTAAGAGAATTTCTGAAGAGATTAAGAGAATTTCTGAAGAAATTAAGAGAATTTCTGAAGAAATAATGTGAATTTCTGAAGAGCTGAagtaaatttttgaagaaatgaaGTTAATTTCTGAAGAAATGAAGATAATTTCTGAAGAAATGAGGATAATTTCTGAAGAAATGAAGATAATTTCTGAAGAAATGaagagaatttttgaaaaaattatgtgaatttctgaaaaatatcCCTTCACTTACGGAACATATGCAACTAAagttacttattaaaaaaactgcctcaaaagtttttttctaaatcGCGAAAATCAAATGCATCCTGGTTATAGTTAAAACCTGCCTGCTTGTATTTTAAAAAACCATAACTATGATATATGGCAACCTTTTCTGGCTGAGGAAATGGcgtcttatttatatttacaaactTCCTCCAAGCACGGAGAACTGTTAGCACTTTTATATGAATAGAAACAAATCATATCCGGAGGTACTAAGCTCTAGTAGCAacagttatatatacacatgagtgtgtgtgtttaagacGCGTCACTGCGGTCCTGAGTTCCGGTCTTCCGCGGTTCGAGCCCACGAGGCGACGAACCTACttcaacatatatatgaaaatatagtatttccgaatttccgaggtagagcaaattggatattaaacgacatttgtagctcaatgcttgtatatgaatcactgtgatgggataacattcatttatatatatatatatatatatatatatatatatatatatatatatatgaaattgtaatagccacaatgccttagAAGTGTTTGACgtttggagctcaaggctttatagtgacaagcgtatccaaaaaaagagcaaagaattcgagaagttaagagaacattgtggctattacaacttTATATGCATCAGCTGAAAATGAcctgtagattctatatatatatatatatatatatatatatatatatatatatatatatatatatatatatgcacacacacacacatatatatatatatacttatatgatatatatatgatttatatatatgtatgtatgtatatatatatataatctgctttCTGCCTACAGTCTATCGTTGAAGCCAAAACGAAAATCCAAAAGGCGATTGAAGAACTGGAAGCTGGTTCTGGAACGGACAACACAGTGGCCATCGTCCTCGGAACTCTGGGAGGAGTGTTGGCCGTGGGCATCATAATCGCCGTAGTCATtaaatacaagaagaagaagaagaaggcttctAAGAACAAGGTGAGATAAGCTTCGATCACTGGtgttaagactaagctaagaacaAGGTGAGAAAAGCTTCAATCACAGGTGGTGAGACTAAGCTAAGAACAAGGAGAGAAAGGCTTCAATCACTGGTGTTAAGACTAAGCTAAGGACAAGGAGAGTAAGGCTTCAATCACTGGtgttaagactaagctaagaacaATGTGAGAAAAGCTTCAATCACTGGTGTTCAGACTAGGCTAAGAACAAGGTGAGAAAGGCTTCATAAACTGGTGTTAAGACTGAGCTAAGGAAAGGGTAGTAGGCTTCATAAGCAGTTATAAACACTAAGCTAAGAACAAGGTGAGAAAAGTTTCAATCACTGGTGTTAAGAGTAAGCCGAGGTAAGAAAGGCTTCATATACTGGTATTAAGACTGAGGCAAGGAATTGTAAGAGAGACTTCAAAACTGGTGTAGAGAATACGCAAAGAAAAGGTAAGGAAGACTTCAAAAAGTGATATTAAGTCTAAGCAAACAGAAGTGAGATAGGCTTCGAAAACTGGTATTAAGACTGAGCAAAGCAAAGGTAAGATAGGCTTCAAAAACCGGTATTAAAACTAAGGTCAGAGAACCTTTGGTAAGTGGTATTAACACTGGTGAAACGAAAGCTTCAATAACAGGAATTAAGGCTAAGGTAAGAAACTTTTCAATAGCTGGTACTCAATGTGTTGGATAAAAACCAGTCAGAAACATTACCAGTAATAGGGAAATACCAACCAGAAAATTacccaccaaaaaaaagaaaaaccagccTAGAAATATTACCAATCAGAAAAATCACCAGCCAAAGGGAAATACAAGTCAGGGAAGGAATTACCCATCAACAAATAATTACCAGTCAGTGTAGCCGTCATCGAATAAATTACGTAACCTCCCTCCCCTAGCCTTTTCAGACAATGAAGATCTGTTAACCCGTTCACTGCTTATTCACAGATAACTTCATCTTTCTTTTCAGACAAACGAAACTCCTTAAAGGTATCTCGGTGGacgagacgaagaagaagaaggtgatgGACGCATAATACATCAACGCTCAAACACTACGAAGAAAATGGttattgtaattaatattattcccttaATAACGTCTGTGACGAGATATTTTGCATTCAAGAATGTTGGAAGCCTCTTTTATCATGTATTAAGAGATGTATTGTGTATTTACTACAGCGTAAAGTCTTCATTTACATGTATGCAATTTTGTACTTGCATAGTTTACAGTGCTGaggttacgaaaaaaaaaaaaggcattttataGTTTTTCGAAGTCAAGTAAACGTTTAGATTTATCTGTTCAGTGTTTTcaggtttatacacacacacacacacacacacacacacacacacacacacacacacatatatatttatatatatataatatattatatatatatatatatactatatattattatttatattatatatattaatatatataagatatacacatacactacaatgcatatatgtatgaatataatactGGTAACAAGCACTAATCTAATGAAGTAAAACTTGTTAAATGATAAGCACTCAACCTATCGATttcttaatatatttgtatacgaTTTGAAACTAAAATCCTTTACAAAACTCACATACcagtaacaaaacaaaacaaaaaatattctgcCCTCCCCTCTTGGTCGTAGCTACAAGAAAGCGACTCGTTAAGACCTCTAAGTTCTCCAGCGTGATTCTATTGAATTAGTGTGATATATGTAAGAAGTTTATTAATAAAGATTATTCCGTTTATATCTTGCAAACCTCAATTAAGCACCAACAACTGTATTTATTTCTAAGTGACGGGTAACCGTGTAGCTTTATCTAGATAGACCAATCAGGAGAAAGTCACGAGCGAGGGAAAAAGAGCAGGTGCTGTGCTTTCTACTTTGTTCACATGACAAACCTCTGCTAGAAATGACGCAGGATAAGACGAACGGattaaaagtgatgcagagtctGTGGCATCCTTTCACGTGATGGTTGAACGGGTGGTAGGCCGATAGCAGCCATTGGACCTATAACACTGAACTCTGTAAAATTACACCAGTCACCCAAAGGCTCCCAACTTTGGCTCTTGTGGTGGAAAGTTTGGTAGAAAAAACGTTTGAGCCACAAAGCGCTATCGTTCATTCATAGACGAAGAATGATAAAAGTCATTTTTGTCACTTAAAGCGTCCAGGATATATCAGACGACGCATCAGCAATCTGTGATGAGCTTCAGTTAGAGCAACCAAGGTGCCTCTTTAGACTCATAACCAAAACAACGCTCTTAGCTccgaaatgataaataaaaaaagaacaaaaaaattagtCAAATGAGCTTCATCGAAGTTCTTCAACTTCAACTCCAATCAAAAGATAGGAGAGAACCTTCTCGTATGAAATGTAGCAGATGcgttcaaaattattattattttttttatattttgaagatAAGTTATCGCTTTGGAGATAACCAGTAAGGAAAAAGATCCAGGCGAGTTGGTCAAAGTGGTGAACCATGATAGGAAGAGCTAAGATTAAGGTGATATGCATTCTTCTTTAACGTCCAAGGGTATACATGAAGGGCCTCTTGTCAACAACTCCatcatcatatacatatgtatacgtaagcgaataccacaggaaaatgacaagcaAAGTTCAGTTGGGTACTGGACGTCTGTCTGtcactttcctgtggtattcacttatataccGAAATCACGTGtacctactgtgatttttcagtcatatatacataagtatatatgtaatatatataatatccatgtgtctgcgtaatttatatatatgcctgtcattttcctgtggtattcgcttatatactgaagtcatgtgcatctactgtgatttttttaagcatgttCGTGTGGGACTGTAATGTATGTTAATAAAAAGCATTCCTAGTGATGATTTCATTAGAAAAACAAACCAAATctttaaatttatcaaaatttcacGCTAATTCAATCTTCGGTTAATTCATAAAACGTTCAAAAGATTCTAAATGGTAGTACTACCAAACCACCGTAACAATAGTAACTCAACAGCGCCACATAAAACTTTCGTTAAAATTATCAAGGCAAAACAATACCAcagaataatattattttaaactaaataatgtcACAAATAGACACGATACTGTACTCACTTTTGAAGTTATTTAAGAAACAGTTCGTTTGAAAATAACCGTATCGCCAAGAGTTCAGACGCAAACcgttacattattatatattgtcaGTGACGTAAAACTAGACTGAGGGGACAGTCAGTCACCAGTTACACGGACGCTCAATTCAGGAAGCTAAGGCAAGGACTTTAATAGCTTACGGTTTCCCTCGGGCCTCGACATATATTATGGTTACCCTCCATATGCCTAAGAATAAAAGCGAAACCAGACATATCGTAGACTTGAAAACATGTGAGCCCtccacggcgaaacagtgattcacgTACGTACACAATTTCGCTGTGTCTggtactatagtcgattcacatcaaccatatttgatgtctaggccagtcctttacgacgctcctgattggctgttgataggccatcacagggctggtaattctcagtctctcgagagagttcacatgagggatacgtcttgcaaaagtatccctaaggagaggtggaacatacatcctactgcctatgtaaactctcgagagaatgagtttccagctctgtgattggcttatcaacacccaatcaggtgcgtcgtaaaggactggcctagacatcaaatgcacggttgatgtgaatctactatagcccccgGGGTTCAAAACCGTTCAAATATATTTACCCCCTGGGCGATCAAatgtatctatactctgttttttttttcatctgtccatctgcctgtggtgtttgtgcatggtaacactgcatctcgggctttaaataatatcctatttcgaatattaacggtgtaattcgcatatagtaaattattaaaacactcttcagttgcaaatgtacacccagatatccttttagttacctaaaacttacacatagcgtaactattgaaAGCtaggggcgcagtgttaccatgcgcgacaaCCACAGGCAgacggacagatggaaaaaaacagagtataggacataggtgcatttcgctatctgcctgtaacacacacacacacacacagaagtgaTTCTCATCTAGGAGTCAGTTACCGTACAGGATGTAGTACTTCGAAAACCAAAAAGAGCTGTCTAGCTTACGAGAACATTGCATGAAATGTAACGTCTCGTTTTTCATGTATGGACATCGGCATCGTTGCTCGAGCACACAgtgactcttctctctctgctttggaATCGCTAACTTATTACCCGTTATCAAATCCTACTTAGGTCAACAGAAGTCAAACCGGCTGTAAGTgattgtacatatataatatacgtgtatatatgcatatatattatatgtgtgtgtgtaatattaaccTGAAAATAACGCTGTCTGCAGGAAGAAAAATCTCACCCTCTCAGTGGTGATTGGTTGGCGATAATGTTGACAAGTAGGTAATCACCTGGACAAACTTTATACTAATCGTTACATTCCTTGATAATATTACTCATTCAACACAGCACACCTCTGCTTTCAATCATTACGttgttaataatagtaataacaataataataatataataataataattacgataaCTAGTGGTACCCTCTTTCCTTTGTAAGGgcgttatttgatatatatatatatatatatatatatatatatatatatatatatatatatatatatatataataagtattatatatatatatacatatatatgtatatatatatatatatatatatatattgtatgtagatatgtacatatatatatgtgtgtgtgtgtgtcctcattGTAGAAGTTTGACAATTCACAATTCTCTTCATAATCACTGTAGCCTGAAAGTGATTTTTTACACCTTCAGAATGTATTATCCAAGACGTATTTAATTAAACCTTGCATTTTCTATCATTAGCAAGCCTGAACACGCAAACCAAGataagatattattaatataaattttatccTTAACTCCATGTCTAAAATTATCCTTAACTCCATGTTAAAGGTTACCCTTAACTCCATGATAAACTTTATCCTTAACTCCATGTTAAAAATTGTCCTTAACTCCAAGTTAAACTGAATCCTTAACTCCATGTTAAAAATTATCCTTCACTCCATGTTAACCTTTATCCTCAACTCCATGTTAGAATTATCCTTAACTCCATATTAACTATCCTTGACTCTATGTTAAAAACTATCCTTAACTTCGTGTTAAAAACGATCCTTAACTCTATGCGAAACATTATCCTTAACTCcatgttaaaaaatatccttAACTCCATGTTAAACATTACCCTTAACTCCATGATAAAAACTATCCTTGACTCCATGTTAAACGTTACCCTTAACTCCAAGTTAAACTGCATCCTTAACTCTATGTTAAAAATTATCCTAAACACCAAGTTCAACTGCAGCGTTAACTCCATGTTAAAAATGATCCTTAACTCCATGTTAAACTGTATCCTTAACTCTATGTAAAAAATTATCCTCAACTCCATGTTAAACTTCATCCTTAACTCCATGTTAGAATTATCCTTAACTCTATGTAAAAAATTATCCTCAACTCCATGTTAAACTTTATCCTTAACTCCATGTTAGAATTATCCTTAACTCTATGTTAAAACTATCCTTGACTCAATGTTAAACTTTATCCTTAACTCCATGTTGAAAATTATCTTTAACTTCGTTTTAAAAATTATCCATAACTCCATGTTAAAATTATCCTCTCAACTCCAAGATAAAATTGTCTTTAACTCTATGATAAAAAATATCTTGAACATGTTAAAAGTTATCTTTAACTTCACGTTAAAAATGACTcataatttggagagagagagagagagagagagagagagagagagagagagagagagagaagccaagcGCGTACTCCAAGGCATTTCCCGCTATAATCTCCATGGAACCTGATAGACTTATAACAGTCATACTCATTGTttttccaagataaaaaaaaaataaggctgaTAGATGCAGTGCACctactttctttcataaaaatgcGGAGATAATGAAAATGACGTTATCAGCGAATGCTAAGTGAATAATGAGAAGAGACACAGGGCCTCCGCCAGTAGGGCGACAGATTCGGACCGTCATGGTGAGTATGGCTGCCAGCTCTCTCGTTGCCTTTGGCAAATCCTTCCCCCACGgacgttttctttcattttattctattttgcctTTTCTTGGCAGCAAGTTCGACGTCAGTCTGTCATTTCCAaaggctatttttttatttattgtcttttgcatTTTCTTGGCAAGTTCAACGTCAGTCTGTAATTCCCAAAGGCtcccttttttttgtcttttgcatTTTCTTGGCAAGTGCGAAGTCGATTTTCATAATTCCcatgattattttcttttcttctctctttacATTTTCTTGGCAAGTCGAAGTCGATCTAATAATTTCCAAGACAattttcgttcatttttattttcgcaAGTTCGAAGTCGATCTTGTAATTCCCaaagttattttctttccttttccagttttctttgcATGATCAAAGTCGATCTTATAATACCTACGGCTAtaatctgtcttttcattttctcgaCAAAATGGAAGTCAGTCTTATAAGTCCTTtggatattttctttctttttcattttcttggcaAAATTGAAGTCGATCTTATGACTCCCAACGCTATTTTCTTTCCCATTTCAATTTTCTTGGAAAAATCGAAGTCGATATTGACAGTGCTGGCGTGGAATCACGGGACTTCAATTTTACACCTGAGTGGACAAAAACGCCGTGTCGATTATGTGTAAGATTTCTCATGGACAAATGCCTCTGTTGGTTGGTTAAGTCCAGGATTCCACACCAGTCCACTCATTCCCTTGAAGTCCTTATTACCCTTTTTTTTATAACGTCTTGTATTATGCACAGTGTATAACATTACGTCTCAGTTTTTACATCACGATAAGTCATTTTTGCTTTGAAAATTCCATGATAGGTATTTTGTGTTAAACTCAGTTTTACATTTTGCATTTCATTATCAGCTTCTAACATCTTACATGCaacattttaagttttcatattgtgttttgtcttttaatactttttttttacgacTTCTGCTTGGAGTTTTACACTCTACGCATGGCGGTTTACATTTCGTATTCTACATGTTTGAAAGTCCTTGCCATCGTCCTCTCGGGATAAAATAAATGGCATgggtctagcaacctcatccctagaATCTTGCTACAACAAATTTacagtatatacatgtgtatatttacCGTATGCATCCTTTGCCCTCTGATCTGTCACTAAAAGGATCGATCTTTCCGGTTTTAGCTAGTCTTCAGGAATGCAGTTGCTAGACCCATGTCACTTTCCAGATTCCCAACTGCCGCTGCTAACAGCTGCAGAAGTGCTGCAAATGGGTAACAGTTGTATATGGGTGACATGCTGTTGGACCAAGACCCACAGACCTTACCGAAAACGACAGCAATGACGTGTGTTGACAATTAATGCTGAATTTGAGTGGAAATTGTTTAATTTAAATCGATAGCTGATTGATTAGCTGAGTGTTCTCTGGCGCATGACATCATATACGTCATAGGGTTTCGTATTTGTGTGAGAgtggtatggagagagagagataatcacttTCTACAACCAGGCtagaattacagagagagagagagagagacagacagacatacagagagaaTCTAAAATAACAGATTCGATTGGCAATAGCAGTCTCTAGCAACTGTCAGCATTTGCCGCCAAAATTAATCAATTTTTGGGAGATGACTTACATCGTCACAAGAAAACGAACTTGTACGAGCAATATTTCAGAAGCAATTTTGCACCTTGGGTGGAAACTTTCGAATCAAAtggaataatatcattatcagtCTTAACATTTCCTCTTGCCGTGACTTTCCAGAACGTCTAGGGCACTACCATGGCCTAGTGTTTTGTTCGCCATCTTGTCATGGCATACAGCCAAAAAAGGGCACCAAGATATTGAGTtgggttgaatatagaatttagaccaaagggcaaACACTAGGATATTGCTTTTGTTATTGCACAGGCTGGGTCCTTTGATGCAGAAGGCTGTTAATTCAGGGAGCATCACATAGACCTATCCATGTAACCAAGAAACGGGCTTAGACCTATCCTTTTTGGTTGATATTTTGATCAATGCGGACGTATGTTTATAAGActattggttgagagagagagtagcctaCATGAGGTATGCCTAGCCTAAGCTAAATCTTGTAAGTATCGTTTCATAGCAGTGAATGGAATAATTCTGTCCTAGACTCATGCAATATAACTCTGCCAGCAACAGTTAACAATGTTGGACGTGAACGTATTTGCATGCCTTAGATAAATAGTAAACATGCAAACAAtacaatattaaacaaataactCGCATACATTTGCATCGACATGATACAATGACCCAAGGCCTTGCAATGACCAAACCGCATCATAGACGGAACTGCAATTTACGAGTAGTAGAGTCAAACGCTTTCCAATGTTTTCCAAGATACTGTCTTATCTGTCTTTCGTCCTGTAATTTATTTCCCCGTTTTCTGTATTACTTCCTTTCTCGTCAATAACGATGTCTCACTTTCGTTGTCTTTCTCTTCAATTGCAGGCGAAAGTCAACCAGAGCCACCTCCTCCTCGCGACGGTTTTCCTGGTGCTGGGAACCGTCGTTCACGATGTCAGCACAGCCACAGTGAATAAAGGTATCGTTTATCACTACTTTTATGCTTAGCAAGGTTTTTCAATCGCTTTTCCTTTTAAATATAAACACGACTAAGATGCAGGAGCTTTAAAACGTTCGTAAAAATCAAATTTAACATAAGTATGTCCAGTTTTAAATAAATTGATCACGTGATTCATTTGTCCCAGTGTTTGCCACATTTCCTCACCAGACTCCCAATTTCGTGTAAATTTTACATTAATTCAACCCTCGGTAAATTCTAACGTATATAAAacggtatatagtatatactttccTTCACAATCTAAAGATCATTTGTCGT contains:
- the LOC135213656 gene encoding uncharacterized protein LOC135213656; this translates as MKLLHRHLVLGLTIILLAVITDYADGLGSTDSSSGTSDSESNSVTSDSSSGASEATYSGSGASGTSDSSSGSTDSSSGTSDSESSVSADTSDSTTTEPAEVTTEKELDKKQILEYITAKLNETTALLKKLREIFFPATTTSGDPTAGVTTTEYVTTVPGAPTTDGATTKEDATTVSGAPTKDDATTKEDATTVSGAPTTDDATTGSSSPTEKPAAAAKDLQAEGIADICKTTDNAACNELQIAMDSVEAFTGSFDPTGEVSESDLKNITETSSGLDNAVEKVKDDPSGVNPDALNTKITNVEESIVEAKTKIQKAIEELEAGSGTDNTVAIVLGTLGGVLAVGIIIAVVIKYKKKKKKASKNKTNETP